The bacterium genome window below encodes:
- a CDS encoding nitroreductase family protein encodes MDFYEILKTRRCIREFKSNVIPDDVLMKIVDIARNSPSCSPPYEVSIIVIKDEVRRKDMVPLCMNQKFISDAPALLVVCAKNAKKNRGNYMADYGMLIDGAIVMDHITLIARAEGLATCWIGSFDNHKIKEFLSIPEDINVVALTPIGYPTNIDLFCLSKNKKKLEEIVHFEKW; translated from the coding sequence ATGGATTTTTATGAGATATTAAAAACAAGAAGATGTATAAGAGAATTTAAATCTAACGTAATTCCTGATGATGTTTTAATGAAAATTGTTGATATAGCAAGAAACTCTCCAAGTTGCAGTCCTCCTTATGAAGTAAGTATTATCGTTATAAAAGATGAGGTGAGAAGAAAAGATATGGTGCCTTTATGTATGAACCAAAAATTTATATCTGATGCCCCTGCTCTGCTTGTAGTTTGTGCAAAAAATGCCAAAAAAAATAGAGGTAATTATATGGCAGATTATGGGATGTTGATAGATGGTGCTATTGTGATGGACCATATTACACTTATAGCAAGAGCAGAAGGGCTTGCTACTTGCTGGATAGGGTCTTTTGATAACCATAAAATAAAGGAGTTTTTATCTATACCAGAAGATATAAACGTTGTGGCATTAACTCCTATTGGATATCCTACAAATATAGACTTGTTTTGCTTATCTAAAAATAAAAAGAAACTTGAGGAGATAGTCCATTTCGAAAAATGGTAA